A genomic segment from Bradyrhizobium diazoefficiens USDA 110 encodes:
- a CDS encoding acyl-CoA synthetase, with protein MLTEAKTYDELYRNFRWDIPARFNMAEACCDRHADGTGRLALIYVDENGATTRTSFDEVAEMSRRFANVLKADGLARGDRVAVFLSQSLELPIAHMAAFRSGLISIPLFALFGEDALEFRLSNSQARAIITDEAGWEKLTRVRDRLPYLQDIYVTSGAVHAGAKPFWPAIETASEDFATVDTSADDPALIIYTSGTTGNPKGALHAHRVVLGHLPNVEMCHNFLPRPGDLMWTPADWAWIGGLVNGLLAFWYHGIPLVGHRARKFEPQAAMQMMADLSVRNVFLPPTALKLMRQAGVKHPGVKLRSIFTGGESLGGELLGWVRETFGIDAHEVFGQTECNLVIGSNSNLFPIRPGAMGKATPGFDVRIVNDKGEEQPRGQRGIIGVRQPCPVTMLEYWRNPEATRKKYAGDFLLTGDLGVQDEDGYFWYVSREDDVITTAGYRVGPSEIEHTLMKHPSVAMAAVVGIPDPIRTESIKAWIVLRPGFTGSDALAREIQEFVKVQLAAHEYPRFVEFAETLPMTATGKVLRRELRAKG; from the coding sequence CGACGAGAACGGCGCCACCACGCGCACCTCCTTCGACGAGGTCGCGGAGATGTCGCGCCGCTTCGCCAACGTGCTGAAGGCGGATGGCCTTGCGCGCGGCGACCGCGTCGCGGTGTTCCTGTCGCAGTCGCTGGAGCTGCCTATCGCGCATATGGCGGCGTTCCGCTCCGGGCTGATCTCGATCCCTCTGTTCGCGCTGTTCGGCGAGGACGCGCTGGAATTTCGCCTGTCGAATTCGCAAGCAAGAGCCATCATCACTGATGAGGCGGGCTGGGAGAAGCTCACGAGGGTCCGCGATCGGCTGCCCTATTTGCAGGACATCTATGTCACGAGCGGCGCCGTCCACGCCGGCGCAAAACCGTTCTGGCCGGCGATCGAAACCGCGTCCGAGGATTTTGCGACCGTCGACACCTCGGCCGACGATCCTGCGCTGATCATCTACACCTCGGGCACAACGGGCAATCCGAAGGGAGCGCTGCATGCGCATCGCGTCGTGCTCGGCCATCTGCCGAACGTCGAGATGTGCCACAACTTCCTGCCGCGCCCCGGCGATCTGATGTGGACGCCGGCGGACTGGGCCTGGATCGGCGGCCTCGTCAACGGCCTGCTCGCGTTCTGGTATCACGGCATTCCCCTGGTCGGTCACCGCGCCCGAAAATTCGAGCCGCAGGCGGCGATGCAGATGATGGCCGATCTTTCCGTCCGCAACGTCTTCCTGCCGCCGACGGCGCTGAAGCTGATGCGGCAGGCCGGCGTGAAGCATCCCGGCGTCAAGCTGCGCAGCATTTTCACCGGCGGCGAATCGCTCGGCGGCGAACTCTTGGGCTGGGTGCGCGAGACCTTCGGCATCGACGCGCACGAAGTATTCGGCCAGACCGAGTGCAATCTCGTGATCGGCAGCAACTCCAACCTGTTTCCGATCCGGCCCGGCGCGATGGGCAAGGCGACGCCGGGCTTCGACGTCCGCATCGTCAACGACAAGGGCGAGGAGCAGCCGCGCGGGCAGCGCGGCATCATCGGCGTGCGCCAGCCGTGCCCCGTCACCATGCTCGAATACTGGCGCAATCCGGAGGCGACGCGTAAGAAATATGCCGGCGACTTCCTGCTCACCGGCGATCTCGGCGTGCAGGACGAGGACGGCTATTTCTGGTATGTCAGCCGCGAGGACGACGTCATCACCACCGCCGGCTATCGCGTCGGCCCATCCGAGATCGAGCACACGCTGATGAAGCATCCGTCGGTGGCGATGGCCGCGGTGGTCGGTATTCCCGATCCGATCCGCACGGAGTCGATCAAGGCCTGGATCGTGCTGCGTCCGGGCTTTACCGGCAGCGACGCGCTCGCGCGCGAGATCCAGGAGTTCGTGAAGGTGCAGCTCGCCGCGCACGAATATCCGCGCTTCGTGGAGTTCGCCGAGACGCTGCCGATGACGGCGACCGGCAAGGTGCTGCGGCGCGAACTGCGGGCGAAGGGTTAG
- a CDS encoding ATP-binding protein yields MSLRTRLLILVIAAMLVPASLVGLRFMQNRSSDINAALTNLAAAADEIASDLDEKIQGTAQLHYGLARARDLDTRDKAACSAFLSEVREEYPQFTGILTIDPDGSLFCDSLRTNRTLDLRDRAYFKQALVSRGVVLEPVFGRLTGLSVLQIAYPVRSEAGALKLILLASFNLRKFAEFHHKRLLAEKDILLVDAKGTVLVAPSGGGWTEPVGGSIAGSELFRFAATPDRKAFQEVTDREGRTHVWSVAARSPSTLDAGLYILVGRSKDGLVAAANRRLYEDMAILAVASLLLLAAVWILATVSVGRQVGRLAAMAKRLGRGDLGARILPPHPRGELGGLMSLLNDTAESLQQQRAAIAELNQKLSQSQKMEAMGQLTGGVAHDFNNLLTVILGNAEHLADSLAGNKELHRIAGDIATAAERGSDLTRSLLAFARKQPLRPREIDIAGRIRDMEPLLRRTLGGHIECAFALEANVWLTSVDPGQLTTALLNLVLNARDALPDGGKLTVEVRNVSLEETDVDVNGEPRPGDYVMVAVTDTGSGMTAEVASRAFEPFFTTKEVGKGTGLGLSMVYGFVRQSGGLVQMQSEPGHGSVVRLFFPRLAMPPTEDPSPQDRTVAPDGSETILVVEDDDMVRAYVVNELKTLGYRVIAAPNGPAALDLLRRPGDIHLLFTDVVMPGGMFGPELARQATGLRPELKVLFTSGYTQNPVKTPDGLGDARILTKPFRRHDLATMLRSALSAPPR; encoded by the coding sequence ATGAGCTTGCGTACCCGGCTACTGATACTCGTCATCGCGGCCATGCTGGTGCCGGCGAGCCTCGTCGGGCTGCGTTTCATGCAGAATCGAAGCAGCGACATCAACGCCGCCCTGACCAATCTGGCGGCGGCGGCCGACGAGATTGCAAGCGATCTGGACGAGAAGATCCAGGGCACCGCGCAGCTTCACTATGGTCTCGCCCGTGCCCGCGACCTCGACACGCGCGACAAGGCGGCGTGCTCGGCGTTCCTGTCGGAAGTGCGCGAGGAATACCCGCAGTTCACCGGGATATTGACCATCGATCCCGACGGCAGCCTGTTCTGCGACTCGCTGCGGACCAACCGCACGCTCGACCTGAGGGATCGCGCCTATTTCAAGCAGGCCCTAGTCTCGCGCGGTGTCGTGCTCGAGCCGGTCTTCGGCCGGCTGACCGGACTGTCAGTGCTCCAGATCGCATATCCTGTGCGATCGGAAGCCGGCGCGCTGAAGCTGATCCTGCTGGCTTCGTTCAACCTGCGCAAATTCGCGGAGTTTCACCACAAGCGGCTGCTCGCCGAGAAGGATATCCTGCTCGTCGATGCCAAGGGCACGGTTCTGGTCGCTCCCTCCGGCGGAGGCTGGACCGAGCCTGTCGGCGGGTCGATCGCGGGATCCGAACTGTTCCGCTTCGCGGCAACGCCCGACCGGAAGGCGTTTCAGGAAGTGACCGATCGCGAGGGCCGCACCCATGTCTGGAGTGTCGCCGCCCGCTCGCCGTCGACCCTGGATGCCGGTCTCTACATCCTGGTCGGACGGTCCAAGGACGGGCTGGTCGCGGCAGCGAACCGACGACTCTACGAGGACATGGCGATCCTGGCGGTGGCCTCGCTGCTGCTGCTGGCGGCGGTCTGGATCCTCGCGACGGTGAGCGTCGGCCGCCAGGTCGGGCGGCTCGCCGCGATGGCCAAGAGGCTCGGGCGCGGTGACCTCGGCGCGCGAATTCTGCCGCCCCATCCGCGCGGCGAACTCGGCGGACTGATGAGCCTGCTCAACGACACCGCCGAGTCGCTCCAGCAGCAACGCGCCGCCATCGCGGAGCTCAACCAGAAACTCAGCCAGTCCCAGAAGATGGAGGCCATGGGCCAGCTCACCGGCGGCGTGGCGCACGATTTCAACAATCTGCTGACCGTCATTCTCGGCAATGCGGAGCATCTTGCCGACAGCCTGGCGGGAAACAAGGAATTGCACCGGATCGCCGGCGATATCGCGACCGCCGCGGAGCGCGGCTCAGACCTGACGCGGAGCCTGCTCGCCTTCGCACGCAAGCAGCCCTTGAGGCCGAGGGAGATCGACATCGCCGGCAGGATTCGCGACATGGAGCCGTTGCTGCGTCGGACCCTGGGCGGGCACATCGAGTGCGCTTTCGCGCTCGAGGCGAATGTGTGGTTGACCAGCGTCGATCCCGGCCAGCTGACAACTGCGCTGCTCAACCTCGTGCTCAACGCGCGCGACGCCTTGCCTGACGGCGGCAAGCTGACGGTCGAGGTGCGCAACGTTTCGCTCGAAGAAACTGACGTCGACGTCAACGGCGAGCCGCGGCCCGGCGACTACGTCATGGTCGCGGTGACGGACACGGGCAGCGGCATGACCGCCGAGGTGGCGAGCCGCGCGTTCGAGCCGTTCTTCACCACCAAGGAGGTCGGCAAGGGGACCGGGCTTGGCCTCAGCATGGTCTACGGGTTCGTGCGACAATCCGGCGGCCTGGTGCAGATGCAGTCCGAACCGGGACACGGCAGCGTCGTCAGGCTGTTCTTTCCCCGCCTCGCAATGCCGCCGACCGAGGACCCATCCCCCCAGGATCGGACCGTCGCACCCGACGGAAGCGAGACCATTCTCGTGGTCGAGGACGACGACATGGTTCGGGCCTATGTCGTGAACGAGCTGAAGACGCTCGGCTACCGCGTCATCGCGGCGCCGAACGGCCCCGCGGCGCTCGACCTGTTGCGCCGGCCGGGGGACATCCACCTGCTGTTCACCGACGTCGTGATGCCCGGCGGCATGTTCGGGCCGGAGCTTGCCAGGCAGGCCACCGGCTTGCGGCCCGAGCTCAAGGTGCTCTTCACCTCCGGCTACACCCAAAATCCCGTCAAGACGCCCGACGGGCTCGGCGACGCCCGTATTCTGACAAAACCGTTCCGGCGGCACGACCTCGCCACGATGCTGCGGTCCGCCCTGTCGGCGCCGCCGCGATGA
- a CDS encoding MarR family transcriptional regulator, with the protein MPKTSQAAGLHRASLAKLHDLDAALELMYYGWRGMTLEADEYLAKQGLSRPHHRILYVVARRPDIAIGALIEILGISKQALNRPLNLLLERKLLTSKRSPEQHRSKLLRLTDAGKRIEQRASDHERKALRAAFDRVGASGAASWMAVMGAIADNH; encoded by the coding sequence ATGCCAAAGACGTCTCAAGCCGCGGGGCTTCACCGCGCCTCACTTGCGAAGCTGCACGATCTCGATGCTGCGCTGGAGCTCATGTATTACGGCTGGCGCGGGATGACGCTGGAGGCCGACGAGTATCTTGCAAAGCAGGGCCTGTCGCGCCCGCACCATCGTATCCTCTACGTGGTGGCCCGCCGGCCCGACATCGCGATCGGCGCGCTGATCGAGATCCTCGGCATTTCCAAGCAGGCGTTGAACCGGCCGCTCAACCTGCTGCTGGAGCGCAAGCTCCTGACGTCGAAGCGCTCGCCCGAGCAGCATCGCTCCAAGCTGCTGCGCCTGACGGACGCCGGGAAACGTATCGAGCAAAGGGCATCGGACCACGAGCGCAAGGCCCTGCGCGCGGCGTTCGATCGCGTCGGGGCGTCCGGCGCGGCGTCATGGATGGCCGTCATGGGGGCGATCGCCGACAACCACTGA
- a CDS encoding nuclear transport factor 2 family protein, giving the protein MNRAAAERFVAAWCANWCKVDIDAVVAHFADNAQMRSPLALTLTGSPVVAGAENIRAYWRKADGHIESTDLKILTWSWDDTISRLTVWWQLGDTRASEFMDFDAAGRVVRSEAFYGK; this is encoded by the coding sequence ATGAATCGCGCAGCCGCCGAACGCTTCGTCGCGGCATGGTGCGCGAACTGGTGCAAGGTCGATATCGACGCGGTCGTCGCGCACTTTGCCGACAATGCGCAGATGCGCAGCCCGCTGGCGCTGACACTGACCGGCTCTCCTGTCGTCGCTGGCGCCGAAAATATCCGCGCCTACTGGCGGAAGGCCGATGGCCACATCGAAAGCACCGACCTGAAGATCCTGACCTGGAGCTGGGATGACACGATCTCGCGGCTGACGGTGTGGTGGCAGCTCGGCGACACGCGCGCCAGCGAGTTCATGGATTTCGACGCTGCCGGCCGCGTGGTGCGCAGCGAAGCCTTTTACGGAAAATAG